DNA from Gramella sp. MAR_2010_147:
ATTTATTATAATTTTATAGCTGAAGCTTCCCTGATTGTGGCGGCTTATTTTTATTTTTGCAAAAAGCTTAAGAATGTTAGAAGCATCATTATCTGGAGTATTAAAAACGGTACTCATCGTTTTATTAGTATACTTTGGTTTGAAAATATTATTCCGCTACTTCGGACCGCTTATTTTGAAATATTTTATGAGAAAAATGGGGCGTAAGTTTGAAAAGCAATTCAATCAGCAATTTGGAGGTGATCAAAGTACTCAGGAAAAAAAAGGAAAAGTAAGTATAGACAAGAAACCTAAGGGGAATAAAGGATCCAATAAAAATGTTGGTGAATATATCGATTACGAAGAAATTGATTAATTTCGGATTTTAACAAAGCTTACTATTTTGGCTTTGTTTCGCACAAAATTGTGGTTAAAATCAAAGATCCGATTAATGGCTAAATTGAAGCAATTCTTACCTCATCTGCTTGTATTGGCAGGTTTTATTTTATTATCATTATTTTATTTTAATCCCGTACTACAGGGTAAAGAGATTTTCCAGAGCGATATTGTTCAATATATCGGGATGGCTCAGGAACAAAAAGATTTTAGAGCTGAAACCGGGGAGGAGCCCTACTGGACAGATGCAGCTTTTGGCGGTATGCCAACCTATCAATTAGGGGCATACTATCCTCATAATTACGTTAAAGAACTGGACAGTTTATTAAGGTTCTTACCCAGACCGGCAGATTACTTATTCCTTTATTTTATAGGTTTTTATATTCTTCTTCTATGTATGAAGGTAGATTATAAACTGGCATTTCTGGGATCTATAGCATTTGGGTTTTCTACCTATCTTATCATCATCCTGGGAATAGGACATAATTCCAAAGCACATGCGATAGCATATATGCCGATGGTTCTCGCGGGGATCATTTCAATTTTCAGAAACAGGAATATCTGGAGTTTTTTATTGCTAACAGTGGCAATGGCCCTCGAAATTCAGGCGAATCATTTTCAGATGACCTATTATTTATTGCTATTAGTAATCATTCTGGGAATCGCATATCTGGTTGATGCTTATCAAAAAAAGTTACTTCCAAAGTATTTCAAATCACTAGGAGTGATGGTTGTGGCCGTAATTATTGCCATTGCTGCGAATGCTACAAATCTTATGGCTACCAGTGAATATGCACAATTCAGTACAAGAGGAGAATCAGAATTAAGCATTCAGCCAAATGGAGGTCCAAAAGAAAAATCAGGTTTAGGCTATGAATACATTACTTCTTACAGCTATGGAATTTTAGAAAGTTTTAATCTCATGGTTCCCAGGTTTATGGGAGGTGGAAGTTCTGAAAATATAGGAAAAGATTCGAATATTTATGATGCATTGATAGAAATTGGTGCATCACCAACCCAGGCAGCCGGTTTTACGGAAAATGCTCCGACTTATTGGGGTGATCAACCTTATGTTGGAGCTCCGGCATATATAGGAGCTACTGTAATTTTTCTTTTTGTATTCGCACTCTTTTTAATACGGGGACGATTAAAATGGTGGATCGTTGGCGGAAGTATTTTGGCTTTAGTATTAAGCTGGGGTAAAAACTTCGAATTTCTAACACGTTTTTTTATAGAATTCGTGCCATTATATGATAAGTTTAGAGCGATTACTTCTATACAGGTTATACTTGAACTTTGCTTACCGCTACTAGCTGTACTCGGACTTTATAAATTATTTCTGAAAGAAATTAAATCTGAAGAAAAACTGTATGCTTTAAAATGGTCCTCGATCATTACTGGAGGATTACTTTTAGTTTTTTTTCTCTTTAAGTCTGTGCTTTTTGATTTTGCTGGGGCAAGTGATGCTACGTATAGCAAACAATTCGGGATGGATTTTATGAATGCACTGGAAGAGGATAGAAAAAGTATTTTCACATCAGACGTAATAAGATCATTAATATTTGTCCTAATCGCTGCCGGGTTAATTTTGGCCTATTTAAAGTCTAAAGTGAACCGGAATATGGTTATTGGAGGATTGATAATTTTAATTTTAGTGGATCTTATTGGGGTTGATAAGCGTTACGTAAATGAAGATGACTTTGTTCAGGCCAGAGAAATGGAACAGCCTTTTCAAAAACTGGAAGCTGATGCTGCTATTCTCGAAGATAAGACCCATTATAGGGTGTTTGATGTTTCCGGAGATCCTTTTAATACTGGTAGAACCTCTTATTATCATAATGCGATTGGAGGATATCATGCCGCGAAACCTGGTAGAATCCAGGATTTATTCGACTTTTATATTTCTCAGAATAATATGAAAATATTGAGCATGTTGAATGTGAAGTATTTCATTGTTCCTACAGAGAATGGCGTGCAGGCACAGCAAAACCCTGAAGCCTTTGGAAATGCATGGTTGGTAAAAGACATAAAATGGGTGGAGAATCAGGATGAAGAAATTCTAAGCCTTAAGGATACCGATCTTAGGACTACCGCTGTAGTTAATTCTGGGTTTAGAGCAGATGTTTCAGAAGAATTTAAATTTGATGAAACGGCTAAAATTGAACTTGTAACATACCAGCCAAATAAATTGAAATATGAATTTTCAGCGGCTTCTAATCAGTTTGTAGTTTTTTCTGAAAACTATTATCAACCAGGCTGGCAGGCTTATATTAATGGTGAAGCTGTTCCTCATGTTCAGGTAAATTATGTACTAAGAGGGATGAACGTTCCAGCAGGAGATCACGAGGTTGTTTTTAAATTTGAACCTGAAGTAGTAAAAACCGGAAGTAGGATCGCCTTGATAAGTTCAATCTTAATAGGACTTGTTATTATTGGAGGAGTTGGTTATGAATTGAAAAAAAGAAAATGATCCTGTCATTTATTATTGAATGAAGAAAGTTCTTATTATAACATATTACTGGCCACCGGCCGGAGGCCCGGGTGTTCAACGCTGGCTTAAATTTGTTAAATATTTAGGGAGTTTTGATATTGAGCCGGTAGTATATATTCCTGAGAACCCTAGTTACCCAATTATCGATAAAAGTTTTGAAAAGGAGATTCCAGAGGGGATAGAAGTGATTAAACAGAATATCTTTGAGCCTTATTCAATTGCCCAGATTTTCTCTAAAAAGGATACTGAAACTATTAGTTCGGGAATAATTCAGAAGGAAGAAAATCAGAGCATACTTCAAAAGGCAATGCTTTATATTCGCGGGAATTATTTTATCCCGGATGCACGTAAATTCTGGATCAAACCTTCCGTAGAATTTTTAAAAAAAGAAATTGAAAAAGGAGACTATCATGCTATTATTACTACCGGTCCTCCGCATAGTCTTCATTTAATTGGATTAAAGTTAAAACAAAGTTTGCAAGTAAATTGGATAGCAGACTTTCGTGACCCCTGGACGCAGATAGGTTATCATGAAAAACTGAAATTGAATAAGAAGTCACGAAAAAAACATGAGGCTCTTGAAAAAAAAGTTTTAAACACTGCAGATCATATTATTACTACCAGTTTTACTACGAAAAAAGAGTTTGAAGAAAAGACCACAAAACCAATAACCGTAATCACTAATGGTTTTGACACCGAATTAACGGAAAAGACATACCAAAACAAACAATTTGAACTTGCCCATATAGGTTCTTTATTATCTGGTAGAAATCCTGAAAATCTTTGGAGGGTTTTAAGTGAACTTATAGAAGAGCAGGAAGAATTCAGGAGTAATTTTAAATTAAGACTTGCCGGAAAGCTTAGTGAAGATGTATTAGAGAGCCTTAAAAAATATGGGCTTCATAAATATTTGAGGAATGAGGGATATGTGAGTCATTCAAAGGCAGTGAAATTACAAAGACAAGCTTCCCTGTTATTATTGATTGAGATAGATGCTGAAGAGACCAGAGGTATTATACCCGGTAAGATCTTTGAATACCTGGCCGCGAAAAGACCAATTTTAGCGATTGGTCCCGAAAACTGGGATGCAGAAAGAATAATTTCAGAAACCGAATCTGGAAAATTCTTTGCTTATAATGATACTTCAGGAATTAAAAGCCATATAGAAGGACTATTTCAGAAATTTAAAGACAATATTCCAGCGAATACCTCTCATCATATTGAAAAATATCATCGTAAGTCACTTTCAGAAACTTTGGCACAACTTATTAAGCAGGTCTAAATGGGAATCATAATAAATCAGTCCTTCAAGAACATGGTGACCACGTATATCGGGTTCGGGATTGGGGCGGTTAATACACTATTCCTGTTTACTTATTTCCTTGAGAAGGAGTATTATGGTCTGGTTAGTTACCTATTATCAGCAGCAAATCTTATCTGGCCATTCCTGGTATTTGGTGTTCATAGTACTTTGATTAAATTCTTTACATCCTATAAAACCCGGGGAGACCAGGATAGACTCCTGAATTTTGCTCTGATCACACCTGCAATTGCAGGACTGATTATTGGTGTCTTTGGTCTGTTATTTTACAATTATCTGCTCGAATATTTCAAAGGTGAAAATGACCTCGTACAACCCTTTATCTGGTTGATATTTTTAATTGCCATGGCTACCTCGTATTTTGAAGTCTTCTTTTCATGGTCAAAGATCTATTATAAAAGCGCTTTCGGAAATTTGATGAAGGAAGTTTTTCATAGATTATGTATTAGTATTCTATTATTTGGAGTTTATTTTAGATGGATTAGTGTAGAGTTTTTTATTTATGGAATCTCTGCGGTATTTGTTATTAGAACCATACTAATGGCTATGTATGCTTTTTCCCTGCACAGGCCAAAATTCAGCTTCAAATTCCCTAAAAATATAGCTCCCGTTGTAAAATACTCTTCACTCATTCTTTTGGCAGCATCTGTAGCTACCGTTCTGTTAGACCTGGATAAAGTAATGATTGAGCATTATTTGCCAATAGAGAATGTCGCAATTTATGGAATCGCTGTTTATATCGCTACAGTGATCTCTGTTCCGCAAAAAGCAATGCACCAGATTACGAATCCTCTTACCGCTGAAATGCTTAATAAAAAGGACAGGTCTGGCCTGAAAGAACTCTATGAAAAGAGCTCCTTGAATCTTCTTATAATTAGCGGACTCATTTTTATCTGGATCATCACCAATGTGAATTCTTTGTATGAATTGATTCCCGAGGAATATAGCGTTAGCATTTTAGTAGTTCTACTTATCTCTTTAGTCAAACTTTACGATAATTTCTTAGGGAATAACAACAGTATTTTATTTAATTCAGATTATTATAGAATTGTATTGGGAGTAGGAGTGATCCTGGTTATTGTGGCCTTTGTTCTTAATTTATATTTTATACCTCAATTTGGAGTTGAGGGAGCAGCGATTGCAAGTTTTATAGCTTTTGCAGCTTACAATACATCTAAAATTTTTATTGTATTTAAAAAATTCAGGATTCATCCCTTTACTTCTAAAAGCTGGCTGACAATGATTTTAGTGATAGCGTTTAGTTTAGGATTTTACTTTTTAAATTTTCCGCTACATCCATTTCTGAATATTACTTTAAAATCCATTCTTGCCGGTGTATTATATCTTGGGATTATTTATTCGTTTCGGTTTTCAGAAGATATCAATCAAATGATCGATAGATTTTTGAAAAGGTCATAAAACGAGAAAACCCCATCAGCTTGGGAGCTTCAAGGGTTTTCTAACTAACCAACCAAAAAATTAAATTATGAACTTGTCATCTATATTCTATTATCCACATTTCGTGCCGAACTTCTTGATCTGGAAGAATTTTTTGATCTAATTCCTTGAGACCCTGAAGTTCCTGAAGAAGTTCTTGTTCTAACTGAAGAACTACTTTGCCTACTTGTTGGACGTTTTATTGCTGATTTCCTTGCAGAACTTCTTGAGCTTTTTTCTATAGATCTACTTCTAGTAGCTGGAGCCGAACGTTCCACTCTGGAATTACTTCTGGTTTGAACTGATCTTCCTTTAGTGGCAGAACCCAATCTTTCCACTCTACCTGTCGTTCTGCTTTCTATTCTTGCAGATCTTTGCTGAGGACTTTTAAAAGATCTTTCTCTTGTTGAAGTTTGTCTTTTCTGCGGAGTGCTCTCTATTCTTGATGATCTGCCTTTGGAATTTGTACTTCTTGCTTTACTCTCACTTACTACCCGAGATCTATTAGTATTTATAGCTCCTCTATCAGTATCTTTTCTAGTGGTTCTGGAATTTACCGAAGTAGATCTATTTCTATTAGAGTAAGATTTGCTTCTTGCAGAGGTGTTTCTGGTGTTTCCAATATTACTGCTTCCACGAGATCTTACCTGGGCGATACTACGCTTAGTATTAGTTCTGGAACCATAATTATAAGATCTTACTTTTTGAGACGGTCTGTAAAAATTTCTTTTTCTTTTATTATTTATATAATAGTTGTTGTAAACCGTAACATAATTATCATAAGATATTCTTTGTGGCTCGTAATAGGCACGATAAGGTCTCCCAAATACGATACTTACATTTACATTAGGTCGGCGATAGTAATCGTGCCATGGCCTGTATACATATCGTCTATTATAAGGATTTATATAACCGGTATAGTGAGTAATGTGACGATGATGATTATAATGTACATGTAAATTCCCTACCCTAGCAAGACGGCCAAAATTATTATATCTCATATAGATATCACCAGCCTGGATAATACGCCCATAATAATCATAATAAATAGGAATATTTTCAATCTGGATTACTGCACCATAATCATCATACTGCACAAATGGTTCATAGTTATAACCTGAATTATAGCTTATATTTACATTAGGAGAAGATATATGTACAGAGTTACCTCTTGCAAAATCTGGATTAAAATAAAAATCGAATTCACCATTGGGATAAACCGCAAATTCAACGCCTCCTTCAACAAAAATGAATGAATCGTTATAATTAGTATAAGTAGTGGTGGCTGGCTTAGAATTTACGGATGCAGATACTGACCATCCAATAAATAAGAATGCGAAAATAAGGGTCAGGTTTCTCATGGTAGTAGCGTATTTAATTAAGAACATTTTTCTTAACAGATACAAAGCGCGTGCCAAAGTCCGTAAACAGTAAGCTGACGGAGTAGTCTCTCTTAATTTAAATTTTTAAATCACTGTAAATTAAATAGTTATTGTTAATAAAGTTTTTCCTTAAGATATTTTGAAGTAAAAGATTTTTTGACTTTGCTTAGTTCTTCTGGTGTTCCCTCGGCAACCAGGTAACCTCCGTTCTCACCACCTTCAGGGCCAAGATCTATAACATAATCGGCGCATTTAACAAGATCCATATTATGTTCAATGACAATAACAGTATGACCTTTTGAAATTAACGCATTAAAAGATTTTAATAATTTCTTGATGTCGTGAAAATGTAATCCTGTGGTGGGTTCATCAAAAATAAATAGTGCTTTGGTCTTTGTATTTCCTTTGACAAGGAATGAAGCTAATTTTATTCGTTGTGCTTCACCACCAGATAAGGTAGAGGAGCTTTGTCCCAATTGCACATACCCCAGACCTACATCTTTTAAAGGTTTTAATTTCTTTACGATCTTACTTTGATCGTGATCTTCAAAGAAACTAGTAGCGTCATCTATCGTCATATTTAGAATATCATCAATATTCTTGTCGTGAAAGGTGACTTCAAGCACTTCTTTCTTAAAACGCTTTCCATTACAGGCTTCACATTCTAAATGGACATCGGCCATAAATTGCATTTCTATGGTAACCTCTCCTTCACCTTTACAGGTTTCGCATCTACCTCCATCTACATTAAAAGAGAAATGTTTCGCCTTAAAGCCTCTTAACTTAGCCAGTCTCTGACTAGCAAAAAGGTTTCGAATATCATCATAGGCTTTAATATAAGTAACGGGATTAGACCTGGAAGATCGTCCAATAGGGTTCTGATCTACGAACTCTACGGTTCCAAGACTTTTAAAACTTCCTTCAGTACCACTAAACTGCCCGGCCTTTTCGCCATATCCTCCAATTTCCTTCTGTACCGCAGGATATAAAATTTTTCTTACCAACGTGCTCTTGCCACTGCCTGAAACCCCTGTAATGGCTGTAAATACTCCTAATTGGAATTCTACATCGATATTTTTCAGGTTATTTTCTCTTGCACCAAGAACTTTGATCTTATTTTTCGATGTCCTTCTTTTCTCTGGAATTTCAATTTCCATTTTTCCATTAAGATAGCTTGCGGTAAGAGAATCAGATTTTAAGATATCTTTCATGGTTCCTGTCGCGACCACATGACCACCTTTAGTTCCTGCTTCGGGACCAATATCGATGATCTCATCTGCAGCATTCATGATCTCTTCATCATGCTCCACCACAATCACCGTGTTTCCCAGATCACGAAGATGTTTTAATACACCTATAAGTTTTTCGGTATCTTTTGGATGCAGTCCAATAGAAGGCTCGTCTAGTATATACATAGAACCAACCAAACTACTTCCCAAAGAAGTCGCAAGATTTATTCTTTGCGATTCCCCTCCAGAGAGCGTATTGGACTTTCTATTTAGGGTTAAATAATCAAGACCTACATTGGAAAGAAACTCTAGCCTGTTTTTTATTTCAGTTAATAAACGTTTGGCTATTTTTTCATCATATTCATTTAACTCCAGATCCTTAAAAAACGGTCTCACCTTATCCAAAGGTTTTTCTACCAGATCTGTAATGCTGTGATCATTGATCTTTACATATTGTGCTTCCGGCCTTAAACGTTTACCCTTACAAGCTGAACATTTTGTCTTTCCCCTGTACCGAGAGAGCATAACCCTGTTCTGGATTTTATAAGCTTTACTTTCAAGGAATTCAAAGAATTGATTGAGTCCTTCAAAATATTGATTTCCATTCCAAACCAGATCTTTTTGCTCATCGCTCAATTCGAAATATGGTTTATGAATTGGGAAATCGAATTTATGAGAATTATTAACCAGCTGGTCTCTGTACCAACTCATGCTATCACCGCGCCACGGAAAGATCGCGTTTTCATAAACAGATAATCCGGTATTGGGAATTACTAACTCTTCATCAATCCCGATAACATCTCCATAACCCTCACATTTAGGACAGGCTCCATATGGATTATTAAAACTGAATAAATGTACATTGGGTTCCAGAAAACTTATACCATCCAGTTCAAATTTATTGCTGAAATGCCTCGAGCTGTTATCGGAAAGTTTTTCTATAAACAATTCTCCTTTTCCTTCAAAAAAAGCTGCTTCAACTGCATCTGCCAGTCGATTATAGAAATCTTCCTCGTCTTTTGTAATAATTCTGTCTACAACTAGCCAGGTATTATCATCCTTAGCTTTACTAAGGTCGGTTTCATCAATTCTTACAACTTCATCATTCAATTTTATTCGGCTATATCCTTGCTGAGCCAGAATTTTAATTTTTTTCTCAAGAGAACGACCTTCTTCAACATGAATGGGAGCCAGCAATAGAAGTTTCTCTCTTTCAGGAAAATCTTTTATGAAATTTATAACATCTGTGACCGTATCTTTTTTTACCTCATTTCCTGAAACAGGGGAGTAGGTTTTCCCAATTCTTGCAAAGAGCAGTTTTAAATAATCATATATTTCAGTAGAGGTTCCAACCGTAGATCTTGGATTGGTAGAATTTACTTTCTGTTCAATGGCAATAGCAGGAGCTATCCCTTTAATATAGTCTACTTTAGGCTTATTAAGACGTCCCAAAAACTGCCTGGCATAGGAGCTTAGACTCTCAACGTAGCGACGCTGACCTTCAGCATACAAAGTGTCAAAAGCTAAACTTGATTTACCTGAACCAGATAAACCAGTAATCACTACAAGCTTATTCCGGGGAATAATAGCATTGATATTTTTTAGGTTGTGCAACTTTGCACCTTTGATAATAATATTTTGCTTTGGATCTACTTTAGATATATTTGCTGTCATGCTTCGTTTCTGCTAAAACGGCAAAGTTACTCAATATGGAGCGGGAAATAAAGCTAGAAAAAACTTATAGTATTGTTAAAATATTAAGGTTTTATTTGTAATTCTCAATTTTATCTTACTATATTTGAGCCATAACCGAAAATCATAGTTGCCTATTAAGCACAGTTACTTTTTTAAAACTAAATAACCTAATCCACGGGAATTACTTATTCCTGTACATTAAAGTAACTGTTATGAATAACACTAAGGTAACTGACGCCTCGCTCGTTCGTGATTATCTTGATGGAAATGAAAACGCACTTGGCGCCCTCATCAATCGTCACCAACATCGTATTTACAGTTTTATTTTTTCGAAAGTCTTTGACAGGGATATCGCAGAAGATATTTTCCAGGACACCTTCATTAAAGTAATTCGTACTTTGAAGCGAGGAAAGTATAACGAAGAAGGGAAGTTTCTTCCATGGGTAATGCGTATCTCACACAACCTGGTCATAGATCATTTCAGGAAAAATAAAAGAATGCCCAAATTTGACAATAGTGGGGATTTTAATATTTTTTCAGTTTTAAGTGATGGGAGTTTAAATGCTGAAAAACAACTGATCAAAGATCAGATTGAAATGGATGTACAGGAGTTAATCAAGGAATTGCCTGAAGATCAATTGGAGGTTCTAACCATGCGTATCTATAAAGATATGAGTTTCAAAGAAATTTCAGAACGTACCGGAGTTAGTATTAATACAGCCTTAGGGCGAATGCGATATGCGCTTATAAATCTTCGAAAAATTATAGAAAAGAGAAACTTAATTTTAACCAATTAATAAGAGCAATATCCCCCCAATTGTTTCGTTATTCTATTAAACCATCACAAAACAATAACAAATGGGGAAACTTTACTTTAAAAAATCTTCAAAAGAAGAAAAAATCAATCATCCACAACCAAAAAAAGAGACGATTGCGTTTCTTTTGAATTATTCGAAAGCTCTTAATGTAATTGAATACAAGAAGATGAAGTTTGAATCGCTTCTGAATTAATTTATAAGAAGACCTGTAATATTAGCCTGCGGGTCTTTTTTATTTCTTTTTCTTCAAATACTCATTTATAGTGCTCTTTCTTCCAATCGTTTTGGTGATCACATCTTTTTCAAGATTCCAGGCTCTTGCAGGAGAATACTGTCTCCCGTACCAAATAATTTGAAGATGTAATTTATTCCATAGATCTTTAGGGAATAATCTCTTCGCATCCTTTTCTGTCTGTGTTACATTTTTGCCATTGCTTAAATTCCAGCGATACATCAATCTGTGAATATGGGTGTCTACTGGAAAAGCCGGTACATTAAATGCCTGAGCCATTACTACACTGGCAGTTTTATGACCTACTGCAGGTAATTCTTCTAAGGCTTCAAAACTGGCAGGAACCTGTCCGTTATATTTTTCAATTAAAATTTCTGATAGTCCGTGAATTCCTTTAGATTTCATAGGTGAAAGTCCAACAGGTCTAATGATCTCCCTGATCTCTTCTACTGAAAGTTTTATCATCGCATATGGATTATCAGCTATCTCAAATAATCTGGGGGTAATTTGATTTACCTTAACATCAGTGCTTTGAGCAGAAAGAAGTACGGCTATTAATAATGTATAAGGATCCTTATGATCTAATGGAATAGGGATTTCCGGGTATATATCATTTAACGTTTCAATAATGAACTGTACCTTTTCCTGTTTGGTCATAAAGTTTTAATTTAGTGCAAAAGTAAGAATTATGACAACATTGAAAGAAGGGGATAAGGCCCCCGAATTTAAAGCTGAAGATCAGGACGGTAACAAAATTAATCTTTCAGACTATAAAGGAAAAAAATTGGTGCTATTTTTCTATCCAAAAGCCAGTACACCAGGTTGTACTGCAGAAGCATGCAATCTAAGCGATAATTATGATGCAATGAAGGAAAAGGGGTATGAGGTTTTAGGAGTAAGTGCCGATTCAAAAAAAAGACAACAGAATTTTAAGAATAAGTACGATTTTAAATATCCACTTTTAGCTGATGAAGAGAAAGAAGTGATTAATGCTTATGGCGTTTGGGGACCTAAAAAATTTATGGGGAAAGAATATGATGGAATTCATCGGACAACCTTTATCATTGATGAAAAAGGAATGATTGAAGAGGTGATAAAAAAAGTAAAGACCAAAGCTCACGCAGAACAGATCTTTGCTAATTAAAGGTTTTCTTCAACACTAATTAAAAAGGCGAATTTTTTATTCGTCTTTTTTTATAGATGCATTTTTAACGATAGCTGTACTATCGCAGTTTTCAATTTCTAATTCAATATTAGAAAAATTGGAAGCTCCATAAATTATGTAAATATTACAGGGTTTAGCATCTGTATCACTTTTATTAAAATCTACATCTCCTTTGTTTAGAATCTCAGAAACTACAGAAGTATCAATATTATTGGATGAGAAAAAATTCATTGAGTTTTTAGAAAACT
Protein-coding regions in this window:
- a CDS encoding DUF4834 family protein, encoding MLEASLSGVLKTVLIVLLVYFGLKILFRYFGPLILKYFMRKMGRKFEKQFNQQFGGDQSTQEKKGKVSIDKKPKGNKGSNKNVGEYIDYEEID
- a CDS encoding YfhO family protein; translation: MAKLKQFLPHLLVLAGFILLSLFYFNPVLQGKEIFQSDIVQYIGMAQEQKDFRAETGEEPYWTDAAFGGMPTYQLGAYYPHNYVKELDSLLRFLPRPADYLFLYFIGFYILLLCMKVDYKLAFLGSIAFGFSTYLIIILGIGHNSKAHAIAYMPMVLAGIISIFRNRNIWSFLLLTVAMALEIQANHFQMTYYLLLLVIILGIAYLVDAYQKKLLPKYFKSLGVMVVAVIIAIAANATNLMATSEYAQFSTRGESELSIQPNGGPKEKSGLGYEYITSYSYGILESFNLMVPRFMGGGSSENIGKDSNIYDALIEIGASPTQAAGFTENAPTYWGDQPYVGAPAYIGATVIFLFVFALFLIRGRLKWWIVGGSILALVLSWGKNFEFLTRFFIEFVPLYDKFRAITSIQVILELCLPLLAVLGLYKLFLKEIKSEEKLYALKWSSIITGGLLLVFFLFKSVLFDFAGASDATYSKQFGMDFMNALEEDRKSIFTSDVIRSLIFVLIAAGLILAYLKSKVNRNMVIGGLIILILVDLIGVDKRYVNEDDFVQAREMEQPFQKLEADAAILEDKTHYRVFDVSGDPFNTGRTSYYHNAIGGYHAAKPGRIQDLFDFYISQNNMKILSMLNVKYFIVPTENGVQAQQNPEAFGNAWLVKDIKWVENQDEEILSLKDTDLRTTAVVNSGFRADVSEEFKFDETAKIELVTYQPNKLKYEFSAASNQFVVFSENYYQPGWQAYINGEAVPHVQVNYVLRGMNVPAGDHEVVFKFEPEVVKTGSRIALISSILIGLVIIGGVGYELKKRK
- a CDS encoding glycosyltransferase family 4 protein; translation: MKKVLIITYYWPPAGGPGVQRWLKFVKYLGSFDIEPVVYIPENPSYPIIDKSFEKEIPEGIEVIKQNIFEPYSIAQIFSKKDTETISSGIIQKEENQSILQKAMLYIRGNYFIPDARKFWIKPSVEFLKKEIEKGDYHAIITTGPPHSLHLIGLKLKQSLQVNWIADFRDPWTQIGYHEKLKLNKKSRKKHEALEKKVLNTADHIITTSFTTKKEFEEKTTKPITVITNGFDTELTEKTYQNKQFELAHIGSLLSGRNPENLWRVLSELIEEQEEFRSNFKLRLAGKLSEDVLESLKKYGLHKYLRNEGYVSHSKAVKLQRQASLLLLIEIDAEETRGIIPGKIFEYLAAKRPILAIGPENWDAERIISETESGKFFAYNDTSGIKSHIEGLFQKFKDNIPANTSHHIEKYHRKSLSETLAQLIKQV
- a CDS encoding polysaccharide biosynthesis C-terminal domain-containing protein, translated to MGIIINQSFKNMVTTYIGFGIGAVNTLFLFTYFLEKEYYGLVSYLLSAANLIWPFLVFGVHSTLIKFFTSYKTRGDQDRLLNFALITPAIAGLIIGVFGLLFYNYLLEYFKGENDLVQPFIWLIFLIAMATSYFEVFFSWSKIYYKSAFGNLMKEVFHRLCISILLFGVYFRWISVEFFIYGISAVFVIRTILMAMYAFSLHRPKFSFKFPKNIAPVVKYSSLILLAASVATVLLDLDKVMIEHYLPIENVAIYGIAVYIATVISVPQKAMHQITNPLTAEMLNKKDRSGLKELYEKSSLNLLIISGLIFIWIITNVNSLYELIPEEYSVSILVVLLISLVKLYDNFLGNNNSILFNSDYYRIVLGVGVILVIVAFVLNLYFIPQFGVEGAAIASFIAFAAYNTSKIFIVFKKFRIHPFTSKSWLTMILVIAFSLGFYFLNFPLHPFLNITLKSILAGVLYLGIIYSFRFSEDINQMIDRFLKRS
- the uvrA gene encoding excinuclease ABC subunit UvrA, producing the protein MTANISKVDPKQNIIIKGAKLHNLKNINAIIPRNKLVVITGLSGSGKSSLAFDTLYAEGQRRYVESLSSYARQFLGRLNKPKVDYIKGIAPAIAIEQKVNSTNPRSTVGTSTEIYDYLKLLFARIGKTYSPVSGNEVKKDTVTDVINFIKDFPEREKLLLLAPIHVEEGRSLEKKIKILAQQGYSRIKLNDEVVRIDETDLSKAKDDNTWLVVDRIITKDEEDFYNRLADAVEAAFFEGKGELFIEKLSDNSSRHFSNKFELDGISFLEPNVHLFSFNNPYGACPKCEGYGDVIGIDEELVIPNTGLSVYENAIFPWRGDSMSWYRDQLVNNSHKFDFPIHKPYFELSDEQKDLVWNGNQYFEGLNQFFEFLESKAYKIQNRVMLSRYRGKTKCSACKGKRLRPEAQYVKINDHSITDLVEKPLDKVRPFFKDLELNEYDEKIAKRLLTEIKNRLEFLSNVGLDYLTLNRKSNTLSGGESQRINLATSLGSSLVGSMYILDEPSIGLHPKDTEKLIGVLKHLRDLGNTVIVVEHDEEIMNAADEIIDIGPEAGTKGGHVVATGTMKDILKSDSLTASYLNGKMEIEIPEKRRTSKNKIKVLGARENNLKNIDVEFQLGVFTAITGVSGSGKSTLVRKILYPAVQKEIGGYGEKAGQFSGTEGSFKSLGTVEFVDQNPIGRSSRSNPVTYIKAYDDIRNLFASQRLAKLRGFKAKHFSFNVDGGRCETCKGEGEVTIEMQFMADVHLECEACNGKRFKKEVLEVTFHDKNIDDILNMTIDDATSFFEDHDQSKIVKKLKPLKDVGLGYVQLGQSSSTLSGGEAQRIKLASFLVKGNTKTKALFIFDEPTTGLHFHDIKKLLKSFNALISKGHTVIVIEHNMDLVKCADYVIDLGPEGGENGGYLVAEGTPEELSKVKKSFTSKYLKEKLY
- a CDS encoding sigma-70 family RNA polymerase sigma factor, yielding MNNTKVTDASLVRDYLDGNENALGALINRHQHRIYSFIFSKVFDRDIAEDIFQDTFIKVIRTLKRGKYNEEGKFLPWVMRISHNLVIDHFRKNKRMPKFDNSGDFNIFSVLSDGSLNAEKQLIKDQIEMDVQELIKELPEDQLEVLTMRIYKDMSFKEISERTGVSINTALGRMRYALINLRKIIEKRNLILTN
- the nth gene encoding endonuclease III — translated: MTKQEKVQFIIETLNDIYPEIPIPLDHKDPYTLLIAVLLSAQSTDVKVNQITPRLFEIADNPYAMIKLSVEEIREIIRPVGLSPMKSKGIHGLSEILIEKYNGQVPASFEALEELPAVGHKTASVVMAQAFNVPAFPVDTHIHRLMYRWNLSNGKNVTQTEKDAKRLFPKDLWNKLHLQIIWYGRQYSPARAWNLEKDVITKTIGRKSTINEYLKKKK